From a single Accipiter gentilis chromosome 8, bAccGen1.1, whole genome shotgun sequence genomic region:
- the TINCR gene encoding TINCR ubiquitin domain containing has translation MDTLRRSLSRWKRYHIKVHLADEDLMMPLTVKPRDTVMDLRAHLVREGVTSWKKTFYYNSRQLEEHETLKEANIQNGSVLLLVSNKR, from the coding sequence ATGGACACGCTGCGAAGGAGCCTTTCTCGCTGGAAGAGGTACCACATTAAGGTGCACCTGGCTGATGAGGACCTGATGATGCCCCTGACGGTCAAGCCCAGAGACACAGTGATGGACCTACGGGCTCACTTAGTACGGGAGGGCGTCACTtcctggaagaaaacattttattacaaCTCCAGGCAGCTTGAGGAGCACGAGACTCTCAAAGAAGCCAATATCCAGAATGGCTCTGTCCTGCTTCTAGTCAGCAATAAAAGGTAG